The window attttacattATAGGCTGCAGTTGGATATGCTAATGAAGAATTATCTTTTAACAATATCCCAGTGTCAATACAAGTAATAATAAGAcaaggaaaaatatatatcataaacGGTTACACGgaaatgtatatatgtatatattatttgatctgtcaacaaatataatattttatattttttttatttttcagAGTTTGATAAAAGCTTGTGTAAATagaaacaaatataaaagacCTACATTtgaacatatattaaaaacaaTATCTACGTTATATCAAAAGGTAAAccttttataaaaatatataaaaatatataattttttttatattattatgtgaattttttttttttttttttttaggCAAATACAAAAGTAGAGGATGCattaatttcatttatGGATGgaacataaatatatatataaataatatacctatatattcttttgtaatttttatgtatatatgatatCTCTCCCTTAATAATGGTTGTTTGtcacatatatacaatatatatttatttctatgttcatattatattatatgatttaattatttacttatttatttattttattttatttttgtgtGTGTGTGTATGTACAACATTGTTGAATTCTCTTCACgtgtttttattatattatatatatgtatatatctCCCTATCCACTTTTcacattaaaaaaaaaaaacaaaattaatacacacacatatatatatatatatatatgtatattttttttttttggggTGTaccttttatatatattgtaatataattttcgaacgtataaaattttttaacaaaataaattcgatataagaattttttttttttttttttttttcttattattttatttaaccaacctaaaaaaaaaatgccCGAATTTTATGAGAACGATGAAGATGTTCTACAAATGATCcaacatataaaaaaaataactaAAGAATctaaaagaaaatatgaacTTGATATAGATACTCTCGTTGAAGATACAAAAACTAACTTAATTAATAATGTGAATGAGGAGAAAGATAATATGAAACAAGAAATTGacgaaaaaataaaaaaattcaagCAGGAAATTACAAaacatgaaaaaaatattaaagagaaaaataaattgtatcaaaaattaaaacGTGAATTAGCTAATGCTGTAAacaattataaaaataaaatcaaggttaaacataaaaaaaatgaataataacgacaacaaaaaaaaattatctatcatctatctatatatacacatatgttatatatatatatatatatatatatatatttccttGTAGGAGTTTTATTTACAAACTGAAAATTTTATGAAGACatatgaaaatgaaaaaaaagaactCGACGAATTAGAAGATAAAGAATGGAAAGACTTGAATATACAATGTATagaaattttaaataataccaagtcaaatatatatgctACTAAAGATGAAACTAGCGAAAAACTTAGAAAGGTATTAAAATCCattctttaaatattttattttttctcattaaaaatttttttttttttttttttttttttttttttttttttaaaaagtgaaatttttttttttttttttttttttNNNNNNNNNNNNNNNNNNNNNNNNNNNNNNNNNNNNNNNNNNNNNNNNNNNNNNNNNNNNNNNNNNNNNNNNNNNNNNNNNNNNNNNNNNNNNNNNNNNNNNNNNNNNNNNNNNNNNNNNNNNNNNNNNNNNNNNNNNNNNNNNNNNNNNNNNNNNNNNNNNNNNNNNNNNNNNNNNNNNNNNNNNNNNNNNNNNNNNNNNNNNNNNNNNNNNNNNNNNNNNNNNNNNNNNNNNNNNNNNNNNNNNNNNNNNNNNNNNNNNNNNNNNNNNNNNNNNNNNNNNNNNNNNNNNNNNNNNNNNNNNNNNNNNNNNNNNNNNNNNNNNNNNNNNNNNNNNNNNNNNNNNNNNNNNNNNNNNNaaaaaatataaaaaaaaaaaaaaaaaatataaaaaataaaaaaaaaaattaaaatcattctttaaattttttattttttataataaaaaatttttttttttttttttttttttttttgtttatattaaaaagtgaaattttattgttattatttattttatgattattattaatttttttttcttatctttatcaatttattttaaatatatattattataatatatatatatatattatttttttttaaaattacacaaaaaaaaaaaaaaaaaaaaattgacAATAAGcacatttaaaaaataaaataataatcttatttaaaattgttctttcttaaaataatatttttttaagtcgtatttttcttttttatgaGGGgcaataataaaaatataatcttatgtatttaaaatatctataataaattttaatataacaGTATTTAATGTAtcataaattataaaagttccttgttttttttccaCCTGTGAAATctacaaaataatatatgcatatattataatatattatataatataaatatttaatatatatgaatataaaatatatattatatatataataatacatataaattatttatatatattacaacaaattcatataaaatattatatatattattaatatatattattatattatatattatatatatatatatttatttatttatttattttattttttaatatatatatatatatattttattgtataatcattttatatattataataatatatatttgtaaacTTTAAAAAAGATTGACAGCATTTTCTGTACATTTGATGATTTGTGCTGTTTCATAATTTCActagaaataaatatacatttattcttaaaaaataattaaacATTTGGAAGgatattcaaataataaaaattaaataatatatatatatatatatatatatatatatatatatatatatatatagtttatatgtttatatgtttatttattatattttcacataatattaattatttctcttaatatttatgttaaaaataatattgtttagtaatatatataattattagaaataaataaaataatatgaaatttagaataatgtattttgtattttcatttcatatattttaagacatatatatatatatatatatatatatataagaatcTAAAAACttaacaatatatatatatatatatataaagaaaacGTCAAAGTGctataattatatgtactcttatataatatataatagaaCACAGAATTAAAGATTATTTggtataattttttaccaaattttataattatgctgatccatatataaaatattattgatattctttttttctcatttaGAGAAAGGatattatatgtacatatctttgtatttttatatattatattatttatttatttaaatatttttattctttcttttttgttgtaaactaataaatgaaatatgGTGGTaagttattattatatattaaattgttatatacacatttatctgttatttttgaattatctattaaataaaaataaagatatataaaaaatattatatttttttaaatgtttcttatttaatttttttttttttttttttttagtttCCGTTAACTTTGTTAAAATGTTCTCAAAATCAACCAGTGGTTAgttatacataaaaattaaacaactaaataatatgtttaattGTGAAAAtaatctatatatatatatatatatatatttatttatttattcctACATCacaattaatatatatacatattttcatttgcttcctctttttttttttttatccaAATACTTTTCTTATTCAGATGGTTGAATTAAAGAATGGAGAAACATACAGTGGTTTTTTAGTTTTCTGTGATCGATTTATGAATTTgcatatgaaaaatataatatgtacatCAAAAGACGGAGATAAATTTTGGAAAATTTCAGAATGTTATGTGAGAGGAAAtagtataaaatatattcgTGTTCAAGATCAAGCTATAGAACA of the Plasmodium reichenowi strain SY57 chromosome 11, whole genome shotgun sequence genome contains:
- a CDS encoding hypothetical protein (conserved Plasmodium protein, unknown function), giving the protein MPEFYENDEDVLQMIQHIKKITKESKRKYELDIDTLVEDTKTNLINNVNEEKDNMKQEIDEKIKKFKQEITKHEKNIKEKNKLYQKLKRELANAVNNYKNKIKEFYLQTENFMKTYENEKKELDELEDKEWKDLNIQCIEILNNTKSNIYATKDETSEKLRKVLKSIL
- a CDS encoding U6 snRNA-associated Sm-like protein LSm4, putative gives rise to the protein MVFPLTLLKCSQNQPVMVELKNGETYSGFLVFCDRFMNLHMKNIICTSKDGDKFWKISECYVRGNSIKYIRVQDQAIEQAIEETAEQKARNMGRGRGGRGRGRGGMNRGTYGRGRGGSMRRGGRGQ